A single window of Cryptococcus tetragattii IND107 chromosome 4 map unlocalized Ctg04, whole genome shotgun sequence DNA harbors:
- a CDS encoding isopentenyl-diphosphate Delta-isomerase gives MSTTVVETVTTPAATFTTAVNDINLDSYDEEQVRLMEERCILVTPEDKVYGEGSKKVCHLMSNINGGLLHRAFSVFLFRPTDGRLLLQKRADEKITFPSMWTNTCCSHPLSIKAELVEKDQAGVKAAAIRKLPQELGIPESQLKPEDFHFLTRIHYLAPSNGVWGEHEIDYILFSTLNVDLDLNPNEVSDAKYVSKSELEAMFTDPSNSFTPWFKLIARDLLFPWWDEMLAKSRSAGWDEESGVGEVRADVLANGPKMNELIRMI, from the exons ATGTCGACAACTGTTGTAGAAACCGTTACCACACCTGCCGCCACTTTCACTACCGCCGTCAATGACATTAATCTCGATTCCTatgatgaagagcaagTAAGGCTtatggaggagaggtgCATTCTTGTCACTCCCGAGGACAAGGTTTATGGCGAGGGAAGTAAAAAAGTCT GTCACCTCATGTCCAACATCAACGGTGGTCTTCTCCATCGTGCTTTTTCcgttttccttttccgcCCCACCGATGGtcgtctcctccttcaaaaaCGTGCCGATGAGAAGATAACTTTCCCCAGCATGTGGACCAATACTTGCTGCTCTCATCCATTGAGTATCAAAGCTGAACTTGTGGAAAAGGACCAGGCAG GCGTGAAAGCCGCCGCCATCAGAAAACTTCCTCAAGAGCTGGGAATACCAGAGAGTCAACTTAAGCCTGAGGATTTCCATTTTCTCACTCGCATACACTATCTGGCCCCCAGTAATGGTGTCTGGGGAGAGCACGAGA TCGACTATATCTTGTTCTCTACTTTGAATGTAGACCTTGACCTCAATCCAAACGAGGTCAGTGATGCCAAATACGTTTCAAAATCTGAACTTGAGGCCATGTTCACCGATCCTT CCAACTCGTTCACCCCATGGTTTAAGCTTATTGCTCGAgacctccttttcccttggTGGGATGAGATGCTTGCCAAATCTAGATCTGCTGGGTGGGACGAAGAGAGCggagttggagaagttCGAGCGGACGTGCTGGCTAACGGACCGAAAATGAACGAGCTCATTCGGATGATCTGA
- a CDS encoding acetolactate synthase, mitochondrial, which produces MLTRQSRLLRRIPPPNAVLQSGLQRRHRSSDRYSNSIHTSSIQNAPSPVYDAPIRERGMTLEAKDRVRAHVRKIQSSASTGAAASPAVRPQPAQHFQAAPQPMPANTPRFDSDSQVKNGLDYSFIGLSGGQIFHEMMLRHDVKQVFGYPGGAILPVFDAIYNSPHFEFVLPRHEQGAGHMAEGYARVSGKPGVVLVTSGPGATNVITPMQDALSDGVPMVVFCGQVATNLIGSDAFQEADVVGISRSCTKWNVMVKDIAELPRRINEAFKIATTGRPGPVLVDLPKDVTAAILRTPIPAKSAQPGHSPYLPSNPLNPSSQPSDPLPGDADLITEAAQMINKAKRPIIFAGNGVLSSPEGPKLLKELSDKGRIPVTTTLQGLGAFDERDEKSLHMIGMHGSAYANFAMQEADVLIALGVRFDDRVTGKVDTFAPAAKAAAAEGRGGIIHFEIQPKNINKIVEAQIPVLGDVVASLGELVPQIEAVDRSAWIARCRATKERYPFTYSPSQEGEKLKPQEVVQELDRQAEALGKEKFIISTGVGQHQMWACQYYRWTEPRSWVSSGGLGTMGFGLPSAIGAKVAAPEKYVIDIDGDASFSMTAMELATASQYDIGVKVLLFNNEFQGMVEQWQDLFYENRYSHTRMTNPDFVKLSESMGAKGLRCTKLADLPGMMKEFLEYDGKRPIVLECLVSSEHVYPMIPAGKALHEQLLHPLLRNGSE; this is translated from the exons ATGCTTACACGCcaatctcgtcttctcaGACGCATCCCTCCCCCGAACGCAGTCCTGCAGTCGGGCCTCCAAAGAAGACACAGGTCCTCTGATCGTTATTCCAACAGCATCCACACGTCTTCCATTCAAAATGCCCCATCGCCCGTGTACGACGCTCCCATCCGCGAGAGAGGTATGACCCTCGAGGCCAAGGATCGTGTCCGTGCCCATGTAAGAAAAATTCAAAGCAGCGCTTCTACTGGCGCTGCCGCAAGTCCTGCTGTCAGGCCTCAACCCGCTCAGCACTTTCAGGCCGCGCCTCAGCCGATGCCCGCCAATACGCCTCGCTTTGATAGCGATAGCCAGGTAAAGAACGGGTTGGACTACTC ATTTATCGGTCTTTCTGGTGGCCAAATCTTCCACGAGATGATGCTCCGTCACGACGTAAAACAGGTCTTTGGTTATCCTGGTGGCGCCATTCTACCTGTCTTTGACGCCATCTATAACTCCCCACACTTCGAATTCGTTCTTCCAAGACACGAGCAGGGTGCTGGCCACATGGCGGAGGGCTACGCTCGCGTTTCCGGCAAGCCAGGTGTTGTCCTTGTCACTTCTGGTCCTGGCGCTACCAACGTCATTACCCCTATGCAAGACGCCTTGAGCGATGGCGTGCCTATGGTGGTTTTCTGTGGCCAGGTCGCCACGAATTTGATCGGTTCCGATGCTTTCCAAGAGGCCGATGTCGTGGGTATTTCTAGAAGTTGCACAAAGTGGAACGTCATGGTCAAAGACATCGCTGAGCTCCCAAGAAGAATCAATGAAGCTTTCAAGATTGCTACTACTGGTCGACCCGGTCCAGTCCTTGTTGATCTTCCCAAGGATGTCACCGCCGCTATTCTCCGTACACCCATTCCCGCTAAATCCGCTCAACCCGGTCACTCTCCCTATCTTCCTTCTAATCCTCTCAACCCGTCGTCTCAACCGTCCGACCCCCTTCCAGGAGATGCGGACTTGATTACCGAGGCCGCACAGATGATCAACAAGGCCAAAAGACCCATTATCTTCGCCGGTAACGGtgtcctctcttctcccgaAGGCCCTAAACTTCTCAAGGAGCTCTCTGACAAGGGAAGGATTCCTGTAACCACCACACTTCAAGGTCTGGGAGCCTTCGACGAGAGAGACGAGAAGAGTTTACACATGATTGGTATGCATGGGTCTGCATACGCCAACTTTGCGATGCAAGAAGCGGATGTGTTGATTGCCTTGGGAGTGAGATTTGATGATCGTGTAACCGGGAAGGTTGATA CCTTTGCTCCCGCTGCCAAAGCGGCTGCTGCGGAGGGCCGAGGTGGTATCATCCACTTCGAAATCCAACCCAAAAACATTAACAAGATCGTCGAGGCCCAGATTCCTGTGCTCGGCGATGTCGTTGCCTCTCTTGGAGAACTTGTTCCTCAGATTGAAGCTGTCGACCGATCTGCCTGGATTGCCCGATGCAGGGCTACCAAGGAGAGGTATCCTTTCACATATTCTCCCAGCCAGGAGGGTGAGAAGTTAAAGCCCCAAGAGGTTGTTCAGGAGCTTGACCGACAGGCTGAAGCCCTTGGCA AGGAGAAGTTTATCATTTCGACTGGTGTTGGCCAGCATCAAATGTGGGCCTGTCAGTACTACCGATGGACTGAGCCTCGTTCGTGGGTCTCCTCTGGTGGCCTTGGTACCATGGGCTTCGGTCTCCCTTCAGCTATCGGCGCCAAGGTTGCCGCTCCTGAAAAGTATGTAATCGATATCGATGGTGACGCGAGCTTTTCCATGACTGCCATGGAGCTGGCTACTGCAAGCCAGTATGACATTGGTGTCAAGGTATTGTTGTTCAACAATGAATTCCAAGGAATGGTTGAACAATGGCAAG ATCTTTTCTACGAGAACCGATACTCTCATACCCGGATGACCAACCCCGACTTCGTCAAGCTCTCAGAATCTATGGGGGCTAAAGGGCTTAGGTGCACAAAGCTCGCAGATCTGCCtggaatgatgaaggagttcCTGGAATACGATGGCAAGAGGCCTATCGTACTTGAATGTCTCGTTTCCAGCGAACACGTGTATCCTATGATTCCCGCGGGCAAGGCCTTACATGAGCAGCTT CtccaccctctccttcgAAACGGCTCCGAATAG
- a CDS encoding methionine aminopeptidase, type I: MFRVSSQIFKRAYHPGPSRFGSYPLILSSSAITSYPEPLPVPDHIRRPQYVPSNFFTAPWGEHNTPEMGVDNQTEGERIGMGSKEERDVRMACKVAAEILKRAGDSVVKPGITTAQMDKAIHKMIIEHGAYPSPLGYSNYPKSCTTSINNVIVHGIPDDRPLHPQDIINIDLTIYLNGYHGDTSATFVLPEVDKLGLELVSATQEALDLGIRVCKPGAQISEIGKAIGEFSRRHGFSVNSQISGHGIGKVFHQPPWIFHDVNSEPGKMMPGDCFTIEPCLVQGAKSRGDLWDDGWTLATETGARAAQFEHQVLITDDGVEILTI, from the exons ATGTTCAGAGTGTCTTCACAAATATTCAAGAGGGCGTATCATCCAGGCCCTTCACGCTTTGGTTCATATCCTCTTATTTTGTCTTCCTCAGCCATCACATCCTACCCGGAACCCCTACCGGTTCCAGACCATATCCGTCGCCCGCAGTATGTGCCAAGCAACTTTTTTACCGCCCCATGGGGGGAGCATAATACTCCAGAGATGGGAGTAGATAATCAAACTGAAGGGGAGAGGATAGGTATGGGCAgtaaggaggagagggatgtCCGAATGGCTTGCAAAGTTGCCGCAGAGATTCTGAAGAGGGCAGGCGACAGTGTTGTAAAG CCAGGAATAACAACAGCCCAGATGGACAAAGCCATTCATAAAATGATCATTGAGCATGGCGCttatccctctcctctgGGGTACTCCAACTATCCTAAAAGCTGCACGACGTCTATCAACAACGTTATTGTTC ATGGTATACCTGACGA CCGCCCTCTACATCCCCAAGACATCATAAATATCGACCTGACAATCTATCTGAACGGATACCATGGAGACACGTCAGCCACATTCGTCCTTCCTGAAGTTGACAAGCTTGGACTTGAGCTTGTGTCCGCTACCCAAGAAGCACTAGATCTGGGCATTCGAGTGTGTAAACCAGGCGCGCAAATCAGCGAAATTGGAAAGGCGATTGG GGAATTCTCTAGGAGACATGGATTTTCTGTGAATTCCCAGATATCAGGACATGGTATCGGCAAAGTGTTCCACCAACCACCGTGGATTTTCCATGATG TGAATTCAGAGCCGGGAAAAATGATGCCAGGAGATTGCTTCACTATTGAACCTTGTCTCGTACAAGGCGCCAAGTCGAGGGGTGATTTatgggatgatggatggacgTTGGCGACAGAG ACGGGAGCTCGGGCTGCCCAATTCGAGCATCAGGTATTAATCACAGACGATGGGGTAGAAATCTTGACAATATAA